The following are encoded together in the Tripterygium wilfordii isolate XIE 37 chromosome 3, ASM1340144v1, whole genome shotgun sequence genome:
- the LOC119992043 gene encoding uncharacterized protein LOC119992043, with amino-acid sequence MEKYFGNAYRGDPGVPHADADRFVNIWVGSALFCAFTWNSPYMWQLTNQFNWHDRAFLFEQYHWKKAMAKNQPYKFQWNKMDKEIRDSYYFNGPVFFP; translated from the exons ATGGAGAAGTACTTCGGAAACGCGTACAGAGGAGACCCAGGAGTGCCGCACGCCGACGCAGACCGTTTCGTCAACATATGGGTCGGTTCAGCTCTCTTCTGTGCCTTTACCTGGAACAGCCCTTACATGTGGCAGCTCACTAATCAATTCAA CTGGCACGACAGAGCTTTTCTGTTTGAGCAGTATCACTGGAAGAAAGCAATGGCGAAAAACCAGCCATACAAATTCCAG TGGAATAAGATGGACAAGGAGATCCGAGACTCGTACTATTTCAACGGGCCTGTCTTCTTTCCTTAA
- the LOC119992036 gene encoding thylakoid lumenal 15.0 kDa protein 2, chloroplastic has product MAFLHLPYSSLALGTTSCGAYKVPITASSHLSLKNSPGNNSSYCNNWVSQFRSKSVNFITSGALALGLSLTGVGFAEAKLGVNKPELLPKEFTPVIDVAGFLSDGQEKRLAQEISNIENDTGFKLRVLAQNYPETPGLAIKDFWQVDDRTIVFVADPSFGNILNFNVGASVDLDIPRSFWSRLAGKYGNIFYWKEKGEDASIEAAVMAISNCLKEPVGSNNCSEIK; this is encoded by the exons ATGGCGTTTCTCCATCTCCCCTATTCATCTCTTGCTCTAGGAACAACCTCTTGTGGTGCTTATAAAGTACCCATCACCGCCTCGTCTCATCTTTCCCTGAAAAATTCCCCAGGAAATAATTCCAGTTACTGCAACAACTGGGTATCCCAATTTAGATCAAAATCGGTGAATTTTATTACTTCTGGGGCGCTAGCTCTTGGTTTATCTCTCACAG GAGTTGGATTTGCGGAGGCAAAACTTGGGGTTAACAAGCCAGAACTGCTTCCCAAAGAGTTCACTCCAGTCATTGATGTGGCAGGGTTCCTCTCTGATGGCCAG GAAAAGAGACTTGCCCAGGAGATATCCAATATAGAGAATGATACTGGATTTAAGCTAAGAGTTTTGGCCCAGAATTATCCTGAAACGCCAG GGTTAGCAATCAAAGATTTTTGGCAAGTGGATGATAGAACCATTGTATTCGTTGCTGATCCTAGCTTCG GCAATATACTAAATTTTAATGTGGGAGCTTCGGTAGATCTTGACATCCCACGAAGCTTTTGGAGCCGTTTGGCTGGGAAGTACGGAAATATTTTTTACTGGAAAGAGAAG GGAGAAGATGCATCTATCGAAGCTGCTGTAATGGCAATATCCAATTGCTTGAAAGAACCCGTTGGCTCGAATAATTGCTCTGAGATAAAGTAA